From Apium graveolens cultivar Ventura chromosome 9, ASM990537v1, whole genome shotgun sequence, the proteins below share one genomic window:
- the LOC141685964 gene encoding uncharacterized protein LOC141685964: MNEEPSAASIEVTGDGVEPLIFGGINRNSEQNHQNSEIVNEGIDSENTDEIIDFNSLIRDPGLRKQIETYHPNKKDLIRRAYIDLGPYQPVQVYPFSGPENHPRRFQKSWFDKFPWLEYSPEKDAAYCFYCFLFAKNPLGRCGSNTFTVKGFNSWRKVNNGKDCAFRCHVGKGDGSNSTHNFAAKCYYNLKNQPCHLEKIVEKHSAEEIKRNRMRLKISIDAIKWLTFQTCAFREHDESCNSKNQGNFLEMLKLLASYNPQVEEIMLDKAPKNAKYTSPKIQKELLHVFASKVQDLICDEIDDAKYCLIVDESRDISKREQMAIVVRFVDKSGFVRERFLDLVHVKDTTFLTLKTEICAHLK, translated from the exons ATGA ATGAAGAACCTTCTGCCGCCTCAATTGAAGTTACTGGAGATGGAGTTGAGCCTCTGATTTTTGGTGGGATAAACAGAAACTCCGAGCAAAATCATCAAAATTCAGAGATTGTTAATGAAGGTATTGATTCTGAGAACACTGATGAAATTATTGATTTCAATTCGTTAATACGTGATCCTGGTTTGCGGAAACAAATTGAGACTTATCATCCAaataaaaaagatttaattaGGAGAGCATACATTGATCTTGGCCCATATCAACCTGTGCAAGTTTATCCCTTCTCTGGTCCAGAAAATCATCCCCGTCGATTTCAAAAGAGTTGGTTTGATAAATTTCCTTGGTTAGAGTACTCCCCAGAAAAAGATGCAGCATATTgtttttattgttttctttttgCTAAAAATCCATTAGGAAGGTGTGGCTCGAATACTTTTACTGTCAAGGGGTTTAACAGTTGGAGGAAAGTAAACAATGGAAAAGATTGTGCTTTTAGATGTCATGTTGGGAAAGGAGATGGTTCTAATTCAACTCATAATTTTGCGGCTAAATGTTATTATAATCTTAAAAATCAGCCTTGTCACTTGGAGAAGATAGTGGAGAAACATAGTGCAGAAGAGATCAAACGAAATCGAATGCGTCTTAAAATATCGATAGATGCAATCAAATGGTTGACATTCCAAACTTGTGCATTCAGAGAACATGATGAAAGCTGCAACTCGAAAAATCAGGGTAATTTTCTTGAGATGTTAAAACTTTTGGCTTCTTACAATCCTCAAGTAGAAGAAATAATGTTAGATAAAGCCCCCAAAAATGCCAAATACACTTCACCAaaaattcaaaaagaactttTACATGTTTTTGCTAGTAAAGTGCAAGATTTAATTTGTGATGAGATTGATGATGCAAAATATTGTTTGATTGTGGATGAATCTAGAGATATATCTAAAAGGGAGCAAATGGCTATTGTGGTTAGGTTCGTTGATAAAAGCGGCTTTGTGAGGGAGCGTTTCTTGGATTTAGTCCATGTTAAAGATACAACTTTTTTAACTTTAAAGACTGAAATATGTGCACATCTCAAATAA
- the LOC141684476 gene encoding protein LIGHT-DEPENDENT SHORT HYPOCOTYLS 4-like: protein MNSNQELVASSSNTVTTSMLISATNSNSIASSASNSVTSPATLSRYESQKRRDWNTFGQYLRNHRPPLSLCRCSGAHVLEFLRYLDQFGKTKVHNQLCPFFGHPNPPAPCSCPLKQAWGSLDALIGRLRAAYEENGGRPEANPFGARAVRLFLREVRDSQSKARGISYEKKKRKRVPPPQHPTPLMEVPHPPF, encoded by the coding sequence ATGAACTCAAATCAAGAACTAGTAGCAAGCTCATCAAACACAGTCACAACAAGCATGCTAATCTCCGCCACAAACTCAAACTCCATTGCTTCCTCTGCATCTAATTCAGTTACATCACCCGCAACCCTAAGCCGATACGAAAGCCAGAAGCGCCGTGACTGGAACACTTTCGGCCAATACCTCCGCAACCACCGCCCACCTCTATCTCTCTGCCGTTGTAGTGGAGCTCATGTTCTTGAATTTCTCCGTTATCTTGACCAGTTTGGAAAAACCAAGGTTCACAATCAACTCTGTCCTTTTTTCGGGCACCCTAATCCTCCTGCCCCCTGTTCGTGCCCGCTTAAGCAGGCGTGGGGCAGCCTCGATGCCCTCATAGGCCGCCTTAGAGCGGCCTACGAGGAAAATGGTGGTAGGCCTGAAGCCAATCCATTTGGAGCTAGAGCTGTTAGGCTATTTCTTCGAGAAGTTCGAGATTCACAGTCGAAAGCTAGAGGAATCAGCTAtgagaagaagaagagaaagagGGTGCCGCCACCACAACATCCAACACCACTGATGGAAGTTCCTCATCCTCCATTTTAA